In one window of Lewinella sp. 4G2 DNA:
- a CDS encoding transcriptional regulator, with translation MKDVSIKNPAINIGGLNKLFNHRTRMGIMALLMVNEWVEFVELRKALKLTDGSLASHLKALVKEHQVQVEKKFVDDKPKTSYRATPAGRKAFEAHLAELEAFIKRIDN, from the coding sequence AGCATTAAAAATCCCGCCATCAACATCGGTGGCCTCAATAAACTTTTCAACCACCGTACGCGGATGGGCATCATGGCCCTGCTGATGGTCAATGAGTGGGTAGAGTTCGTCGAACTTCGCAAAGCACTTAAGTTGACGGACGGCAGCCTCGCCTCTCACCTCAAGGCGCTGGTCAAAGAGCACCAGGTGCAGGTCGAGAAGAAGTTTGTCGACGACAAGCCCAAGACCAGCTACCGCGCCACCCCGGCTGGCCGCAAGGCCTTCGAAGCACATTTAGCGGAACTCGAAGCTTTCATCAAGCGCATCGATAATTAA